A genomic region of Serinus canaria isolate serCan28SL12 chromosome 1A, serCan2020, whole genome shotgun sequence contains the following coding sequences:
- the LOC127059125 gene encoding uncharacterized protein LOC127059125 isoform X39: MSPSSSNHSGILWESSTFPSYPGIGVGISHIPRLSRSWGGNLPHCQGVRVESSTFPSYPGIGVGISHIPRLSRYWAENLPHCQGVRVGIFNIPRLSRSWGGNIPCFLGIRVGIFSVSQVIQQLGWESSTFPRYWGGNLPHFQVIQLLGWGYPTFPGSPAIGVGISHISRLSSYWGGDIPHFQVIQLLGWGYPTFPGYPAIGVGISHISRLSSYWGGNLPHFPIIQVLGWESSPFPGYPGIGVRIFHVFQVLGWMSPTFPGYPGIGVGIFPISQLCRYWGGNLPHFPIMQVLGWESPTFPGFPGIRVGIFYIPEVLGWESPTFPGFPGIWGGNLAHCQVSSPEELPAFGELRLQFYRALLLEGFWQSREFSLQGWRYSTSGFPGWFPRVGRAASLPGWNSIGMPRGFPVIPQSLFIPMDFVLLFQRQPWTAVSLCRNADCAAHTLPKHCLFQEFTGNLGLKYSSGCLQPVQPLESQAVPSAPWHGENPKPQSWLMECSPGILHRAFTGISCGTINLPQGWEFVFPPSWLPVELGILFFTWMFMGTVSFLSIKINTEPVRFLVLVSDHGRLWKGFVLSMESWIVGLGRTSEAELQPCSMGRELPFQWGLAEVRNPGKGRAQHCLLGVFPHFSRQD; encoded by the exons ATGAGCCCTTCCAGCTCAAACCATTCTGGCATTCTCTGGGAATCTTCCACATTCCCAAGTTATCCAGGTATTGGGGTGGGAATCTCCCACATTCCCAGGTTATCCAGGAGTTGGGGTGGGAATCTTCCACATTGCCAAGGTGTTAGGGTGGAATCTTCAACATTCCCAAGTTATCCAGGTATTGGGGTGGGAATCTCCCACATTCCCAGGTTATCCAGGTATTGGGCTGAGAATCTTCCACATTGCCAAGGTGTTAGGGTGGGAATCTTCAACATTCCCAGGTTATCCAGGAGTTGGGGTGGGAATATTCCATGTTTTCTAGGCATTAGGGTGGGAATCTTCTCTGTTTCCCAAGTTATCCAGCAGCTGGGGTGGGAATCTTCTACATTCCCAAG GTATTGGGGTGGGAATCTCCCACATTTCCAGGTTATCCAGCTATTGGGGTGGGGATATCCCACATTTCCAGGTTCTCCAGCTATTGGGGTGGGGATATCCCACATTTCCAGGTTATCCAGCTATTGGGGTGGGGATATCCCACATTTCCAG GTTATCCAGCTATTGGGGTGGGGATATCCCACATTTCCAGGTTATCCAGCTATTGGGGTGGGGATATCCCACATTTCCAGGTTATCCAGCTATTGGGGTGGGAATCTCCCACATTTCCCAATTATCCAGGTATTGGGGTGGGAATCTTCCCCATTTCCAGGTTATCCAGGTATTGGGGTGAGAATATTCCATGTTTTCCAGGTATTGGGGTGGATGTCTCCCACATTCCCAGGTTATCCAGGTATTGGGGTGGGAATCTTCCCCATTTCCCAATTATGCAGGTATTGGGGTGGGAATCTTCCCCATTTCCCAATTATGCAGGTATTGGGGTGGGAATCTCCCACATTTCCAGGTTTTCCAGGTATTAGGGTGGGAATCTTCTACATTCCCGAGGTATTAGGGTGGGAATCTCCCACATTTCCAGGTTTTCCAGGTATTTGGGGTGGGAATCTTGCCCACTGCCAAGTTTCCAGCCCTGAGGAATTGCCAGCCTTTGGTGAGCTGAGGTTGCAGTTTTACAGAGCCCTTCTCCTGGAGGGGTTTTGGCAATCCAGGGAATTctccctccagggctggagatACAGCACCAGTGGTTTCCCAGGTTGGTTTCCCAGGGTGGGAAGAGCTGCATCCCTTCCTGGTTGGAATTCCATAGGGATGCCCAGGGGGTTTCCTGTTATCCCCCAAAGCCTTTTTATCCCCATGGATTTTGTGCTCTTGTTCCAAAGGCAGCCCTGGACTGCAGTGTCTCTGTGCAGAAATGCTGACTGTGCTGCTCACACCCTTCCCAAGCACTGCCTTTTCCAGGAGTTCACTGGGAATCTTGGTTTAAAATATTCTAGTGGATGTTTACAACCAGTCCAGCCCCTGGAATCTCAGGCTGTGCCCTCAGCTCCATGGCATGGAGAGAACCCCAAACCCCAGTCCTGGCTGATGGAATGCTCACCTGGAATTCTGCACAGGGCATTCACTGGGATCAGCTGTGGGACAATaaacctgccccagggctgggaatttgtttttcctccctcctggcTTCCTGTAGAacttggaattttattttttacctggATGTTTATGGGCACTGTGTCCTTTTtatccataaaaataaatacagagcCAGTCAGGTTTTTAGTGCTGGTTTCTGATCATGGAAGGCTCTGGaagggctttgtgctttccatggAATCCTGGATTGTTGGGCTTGGAAGGACCTCAgaggctgagctccagccctgctccatgggCAGAGAGCTTCCATTTCAATGGGGGTTGGCAGAGGTCAGGaatccagggaagggcagagcacagcactgttTGCTGGgagtttttcctcatttttcaaGGCAGgattaa
- the LOC127059125 gene encoding uncharacterized protein LOC127059125 isoform X10: MSPSSSNHSGILWESSTFPSYPGIGVGISHIPRLSRSWGGNLPHCQGVRVESSTFPSYPGIGVGISHIPRLSRYWAENLPHCQGVRVGIFNIPRLSRSWGGNIPCFLGIRVGIFSVSQVIQQLGWESSTFPRYWGGNLPHFQVIQLLGWGYPTFPGYPAIGVGISHISRFSSYWGGDIPHFQVIQLLGWGYPTFPGSPAIGVGISHISRLSSYWGGDIPHFQVLQLLGWGYPTFPGYPAIGVGISHISRLSSYWGGDIPHFQVIQLLGWGYPTFPGYPAIGVGISHIPRLSRYWGGNLPHFQVIQLLGWGYPTFPGYPAIGVGISHISRLSSYWGGDIPHFQVLQLLGWGYPTFPGYPAIGVGISHISRLSSYWGGDIPHFQVIQLLGWESPTFPNYPGIGVGIFPISRLSRYWGENIPCFPGIGVDVSHIPRLSRYWGGNLPHFPIMQVLGWESPTFPGFPGIRVGIFYIPEVLGWESPTFPGFPGIWGGNLAHCQVSSPEELPAFGELRLQFYRALLLEGFWQSREFSLQGWRYSTSGFPGWFPRVGRAASLPGWNSIGMPRGFPVIPQSLFIPMDFVLLFQRQPWTAVSLCRNADCAAHTLPKHCLFQEFTGNLGLKYSSGCLQPVQPLESQAVPSAPWHGENPKPQSWLMECSPGILHRAFTGISCGTINLPQGWEFVFPPSWLPVELGILFFTWMFMGTVSFLSIKINTEPVRFLVLVSDHGRLWKGFVLSMESWIVGLGRTSEAELQPCSMGRELPFQWGLAEVRNPGKGRAQHCLLGVFPHFSRQD; encoded by the exons ATGAGCCCTTCCAGCTCAAACCATTCTGGCATTCTCTGGGAATCTTCCACATTCCCAAGTTATCCAGGTATTGGGGTGGGAATCTCCCACATTCCCAGGTTATCCAGGAGTTGGGGTGGGAATCTTCCACATTGCCAAGGTGTTAGGGTGGAATCTTCAACATTCCCAAGTTATCCAGGTATTGGGGTGGGAATCTCCCACATTCCCAGGTTATCCAGGTATTGGGCTGAGAATCTTCCACATTGCCAAGGTGTTAGGGTGGGAATCTTCAACATTCCCAGGTTATCCAGGAGTTGGGGTGGGAATATTCCATGTTTTCTAGGCATTAGGGTGGGAATCTTCTCTGTTTCCCAAGTTATCCAGCAGCTGGGGTGGGAATCTTCTACATTCCCAAG GTATTGGGGTGGGAATCTCCCACATTTCCAGGTTATCCAGCTATTGGGGTGGGGATATCCCACATTTCCAG GTTATCCAGCTATTGGGGTGGGGATATCCCACATTTCCAGGTTCTCCAGCTATTGGGGTGGGGATATCCCACATTTCCAGGTTATCCAGCTATTGGGGTGGGGATATCCCACATTTCCAGGTTCTCCAGCTATTGGGGTGGGGATATCCCACATTTCCAGGTTATCCAGCTATTGGGGTGGGGATATCCCACATTTCCAGGTTCTCCAGCTATTGGGGTGGGGATATCCCACATTTCCAGGTTATCCAGCTATTGGGGTGGGGATATCCCACATTTCCAGGTTATCCAGCTATTGGGGTGGGGATATCCCACATTTCCAGGTTATCCAGCTATTGGGGTGGGGATATCCCACATTTCCAGGTTATCCAGCTATTGGGGTGGGGATATCCCACATTCCCAGGTTATCCAG GTATTGGGGTGGGAATCTCCCACATTTCCAGGTTATCCAGCTATTGGGGTGGGGATATCCCACATTTCCAGGTTATCCAGCTATTGGGGTGGGGATATCCCACATTTCCAGGTTATCCAGCTATTGGGGTGGGGATATCCCACATTTCCAGGTTCTCCAGCTATTGGGGTGGGGATATCCCACATTTCCAGGTTATCCAGCTATTGGGGTGGGGATATCCCACATTTCCAGGTTATCCAGCTATTGGGGTGGGGATATCCCACATTTCCAGGTTATCCAGCTATTGGGGTGGGAATCTCCCACATTTCCCAATTATCCAGGTATTGGGGTGGGAATCTTCCCCATTTCCAGGTTATCCAGGTATTGGGGTGAGAATATTCCATGTTTTCCAGGTATTGGGGTGGATGTCTCCCACATTCCCAGGTTATCCAGGTATTGGGGTGGGAATCTTCCCCATTTCCCAATTATGCAG GTATTGGGGTGGGAATCTCCCACATTTCCAGGTTTTCCAGGTATTAGGGTGGGAATCTTCTACATTCCCGAGGTATTAGGGTGGGAATCTCCCACATTTCCAGGTTTTCCAGGTATTTGGGGTGGGAATCTTGCCCACTGCCAAGTTTCCAGCCCTGAGGAATTGCCAGCCTTTGGTGAGCTGAGGTTGCAGTTTTACAGAGCCCTTCTCCTGGAGGGGTTTTGGCAATCCAGGGAATTctccctccagggctggagatACAGCACCAGTGGTTTCCCAGGTTGGTTTCCCAGGGTGGGAAGAGCTGCATCCCTTCCTGGTTGGAATTCCATAGGGATGCCCAGGGGGTTTCCTGTTATCCCCCAAAGCCTTTTTATCCCCATGGATTTTGTGCTCTTGTTCCAAAGGCAGCCCTGGACTGCAGTGTCTCTGTGCAGAAATGCTGACTGTGCTGCTCACACCCTTCCCAAGCACTGCCTTTTCCAGGAGTTCACTGGGAATCTTGGTTTAAAATATTCTAGTGGATGTTTACAACCAGTCCAGCCCCTGGAATCTCAGGCTGTGCCCTCAGCTCCATGGCATGGAGAGAACCCCAAACCCCAGTCCTGGCTGATGGAATGCTCACCTGGAATTCTGCACAGGGCATTCACTGGGATCAGCTGTGGGACAATaaacctgccccagggctgggaatttgtttttcctccctcctggcTTCCTGTAGAacttggaattttattttttacctggATGTTTATGGGCACTGTGTCCTTTTtatccataaaaataaatacagagcCAGTCAGGTTTTTAGTGCTGGTTTCTGATCATGGAAGGCTCTGGaagggctttgtgctttccatggAATCCTGGATTGTTGGGCTTGGAAGGACCTCAgaggctgagctccagccctgctccatgggCAGAGAGCTTCCATTTCAATGGGGGTTGGCAGAGGTCAGGaatccagggaagggcagagcacagcactgttTGCTGGgagtttttcctcatttttcaaGGCAGgattaa
- the LOC127059125 gene encoding uncharacterized protein LOC127059125 isoform X2 has product MSPSSSNHSGILWESSTFPSYPGIGVGISHIPRLSRSWGGNLPHCQGVRVESSTFPSYPGIGVGISHIPRLSRYWAENLPHCQGVRVGIFNIPRLSRSWGGNIPCFLGIRVGIFSVSQVIQQLGWESSTFPRYWGGNLPHFQVIQLLGWGYPTFPGYPAIGVGISHISRFSSYWGGDIPHFQVIQLLGWGYPTFPGSPAIGVGISHISRLSSYWGGDIPHFQVLQLLGWGYPTFPGYPAIGVGISHISRLSSYWGGDIPHFQVIQLLGWGYPTFPGYPAIGVGISHIPRLSRYWGGNLPHFPIIQVLGWESSTFPNYPGIEVRIFHVFQVLGWVSPTFTNYPGIGVGISHISQLSRFWGGNLPHFQVFQVLGWESSTFPRYWGGNLPHFQVIQLLGWGYPTFPGYPAIGVGISHISRLSSYWGGDIPHFQVLQLLGWGYPTFPGYPAIGVGISHISRLSSYWGGDIPHFQVIQLLGWESPTFPNYPGIGVGIFPISRLSRYWGENIPCFPGIGVDVSHIPRLSRYWGGNLPHFPIMQVLGWESPTFPGFPGIRVGIFYIPEVLGWESPTFPGFPGIWGGNLAHCQVSSPEELPAFGELRLQFYRALLLEGFWQSREFSLQGWRYSTSGFPGWFPRVGRAASLPGWNSIGMPRGFPVIPQSLFIPMDFVLLFQRQPWTAVSLCRNADCAAHTLPKHCLFQEFTGNLGLKYSSGCLQPVQPLESQAVPSAPWHGENPKPQSWLMECSPGILHRAFTGISCGTINLPQGWEFVFPPSWLPVELGILFFTWMFMGTVSFLSIKINTEPVRFLVLVSDHGRLWKGFVLSMESWIVGLGRTSEAELQPCSMGRELPFQWGLAEVRNPGKGRAQHCLLGVFPHFSRQD; this is encoded by the exons ATGAGCCCTTCCAGCTCAAACCATTCTGGCATTCTCTGGGAATCTTCCACATTCCCAAGTTATCCAGGTATTGGGGTGGGAATCTCCCACATTCCCAGGTTATCCAGGAGTTGGGGTGGGAATCTTCCACATTGCCAAGGTGTTAGGGTGGAATCTTCAACATTCCCAAGTTATCCAGGTATTGGGGTGGGAATCTCCCACATTCCCAGGTTATCCAGGTATTGGGCTGAGAATCTTCCACATTGCCAAGGTGTTAGGGTGGGAATCTTCAACATTCCCAGGTTATCCAGGAGTTGGGGTGGGAATATTCCATGTTTTCTAGGCATTAGGGTGGGAATCTTCTCTGTTTCCCAAGTTATCCAGCAGCTGGGGTGGGAATCTTCTACATTCCCAAG GTATTGGGGTGGGAATCTCCCACATTTCCAGGTTATCCAGCTATTGGGGTGGGGATATCCCACATTTCCAG GTTATCCAGCTATTGGGGTGGGGATATCCCACATTTCCAGGTTCTCCAGCTATTGGGGTGGGGATATCCCACATTTCCAGGTTATCCAGCTATTGGGGTGGGGATATCCCACATTTCCAGGTTCTCCAGCTATTGGGGTGGGGATATCCCACATTTCCAGGTTATCCAGCTATTGGGGTGGGGATATCCCACATTTCCAGGTTCTCCAGCTATTGGGGTGGGGATATCCCACATTTCCAGGTTATCCAGCTATTGGGGTGGGGATATCCCACATTTCCAGGTTATCCAGCTATTGGGGTGGGGATATCCCACATTTCCAGGTTATCCAGCTATTGGGGTGGGGATATCCCACATTTCCAGGTTATCCAGCTATTGGGGTGGGGATATCCCACATTCCCAGGTTATCCAG GTATTGGGGTGGGAATCTCCCACATTTCCCAATTATCCAG GTATTGGGCTGGGAATCTTCCACATTTCCCAATTATCCAGGTATTGAGGTGAGAATATTCCATGTTTTCCAGGTATTGGGGTGGGTATCTCCCACATTTACCAATTATCCAGGTATTGGGGTGGGTATCTCCCACATTTCCCAATTATCcaggttttggggtgggaatCTTCCCCATTTCCAGGTTTTCCAGGTATTAGGGTGGGAATCTTCTACATTCCCAAGGTATTGGGGTGGGAATCTCCCACATTTCCAGGTTATCCAGCTATTGGGGTGGGGATATCCCACATTTCCAGGTTATCCAGCTATTGGGGTGGGGATATCCCACATTTCCAGGTTATCCAGCTATTGGGGTGGGGATATCCCACATTTCCAGGTTCTCCAGCTATTGGGGTGGGGATATCCCACATTTCCAGGTTATCCAGCTATTGGGGTGGGGATATCCCACATTTCCAGGTTATCCAGCTATTGGGGTGGGGATATCCCACATTTCCAGGTTATCCAGCTATTGGGGTGGGAATCTCCCACATTTCCCAATTATCCAGGTATTGGGGTGGGAATCTTCCCCATTTCCAGGTTATCCAGGTATTGGGGTGAGAATATTCCATGTTTTCCAGGTATTGGGGTGGATGTCTCCCACATTCCCAGGTTATCCAGGTATTGGGGTGGGAATCTTCCCCATTTCCCAATTATGCAG GTATTGGGGTGGGAATCTCCCACATTTCCAGGTTTTCCAGGTATTAGGGTGGGAATCTTCTACATTCCCGAGGTATTAGGGTGGGAATCTCCCACATTTCCAGGTTTTCCAGGTATTTGGGGTGGGAATCTTGCCCACTGCCAAGTTTCCAGCCCTGAGGAATTGCCAGCCTTTGGTGAGCTGAGGTTGCAGTTTTACAGAGCCCTTCTCCTGGAGGGGTTTTGGCAATCCAGGGAATTctccctccagggctggagatACAGCACCAGTGGTTTCCCAGGTTGGTTTCCCAGGGTGGGAAGAGCTGCATCCCTTCCTGGTTGGAATTCCATAGGGATGCCCAGGGGGTTTCCTGTTATCCCCCAAAGCCTTTTTATCCCCATGGATTTTGTGCTCTTGTTCCAAAGGCAGCCCTGGACTGCAGTGTCTCTGTGCAGAAATGCTGACTGTGCTGCTCACACCCTTCCCAAGCACTGCCTTTTCCAGGAGTTCACTGGGAATCTTGGTTTAAAATATTCTAGTGGATGTTTACAACCAGTCCAGCCCCTGGAATCTCAGGCTGTGCCCTCAGCTCCATGGCATGGAGAGAACCCCAAACCCCAGTCCTGGCTGATGGAATGCTCACCTGGAATTCTGCACAGGGCATTCACTGGGATCAGCTGTGGGACAATaaacctgccccagggctgggaatttgtttttcctccctcctggcTTCCTGTAGAacttggaattttattttttacctggATGTTTATGGGCACTGTGTCCTTTTtatccataaaaataaatacagagcCAGTCAGGTTTTTAGTGCTGGTTTCTGATCATGGAAGGCTCTGGaagggctttgtgctttccatggAATCCTGGATTGTTGGGCTTGGAAGGACCTCAgaggctgagctccagccctgctccatgggCAGAGAGCTTCCATTTCAATGGGGGTTGGCAGAGGTCAGGaatccagggaagggcagagcacagcactgttTGCTGGgagtttttcctcatttttcaaGGCAGgattaa
- the LOC127059125 gene encoding uncharacterized protein LOC127059125 isoform X6, producing the protein MSPSSSNHSGILWESSTFPSYPGIGVGISHIPRLSRSWGGNLPHCQGVRVESSTFPSYPGIGVGISHIPRLSRYWAENLPHCQGVRVGIFNIPRLSRSWGGNIPCFLGIRVGIFSVSQVIQQLGWESSTFPRYWGGNLPHFQVIQLLGWGYPTFPGSPAIGVGISHISRFSSYWGGDIPHFQVIQLLGWGYPTFPGSPAIGVGISHISRFSSYWGGDIPHFQVIQLLGWGYPTFPGYPAIGVGISHISRLSSYWGGDIPHFQVIQLLGWGYPTFPGYPGIGVGISHISQLSRYWGGNLPHFQVLQVLGWESSTFPNYPGIEVRIFHVFQVLGWVSPTFTNYPGIGVGISHISQLSRFWGGNLPHFQVFQVLGWESSTFPRYWGGNLPHFQVIQLLGWGYPTFPGYPAIGVGISHISRLSSYWGGDIPHFQVLQLLGWGYPTFPGYPAIGVGISHISRLSSYWGGDIPHFQVIQLLGWESPTFPNYPGIGVGIFPISRLSRYWGENIPCFPGIGVDVSHIPRLSRYWGGNLPHFPIMQVLGWESPTFPGFPGIRVGIFYIPEVLGWESPTFPGFPGIWGGNLAHCQVSSPEELPAFGELRLQFYRALLLEGFWQSREFSLQGWRYSTSGFPGWFPRVGRAASLPGWNSIGMPRGFPVIPQSLFIPMDFVLLFQRQPWTAVSLCRNADCAAHTLPKHCLFQEFTGNLGLKYSSGCLQPVQPLESQAVPSAPWHGENPKPQSWLMECSPGILHRAFTGISCGTINLPQGWEFVFPPSWLPVELGILFFTWMFMGTVSFLSIKINTEPVRFLVLVSDHGRLWKGFVLSMESWIVGLGRTSEAELQPCSMGRELPFQWGLAEVRNPGKGRAQHCLLGVFPHFSRQD; encoded by the exons ATGAGCCCTTCCAGCTCAAACCATTCTGGCATTCTCTGGGAATCTTCCACATTCCCAAGTTATCCAGGTATTGGGGTGGGAATCTCCCACATTCCCAGGTTATCCAGGAGTTGGGGTGGGAATCTTCCACATTGCCAAGGTGTTAGGGTGGAATCTTCAACATTCCCAAGTTATCCAGGTATTGGGGTGGGAATCTCCCACATTCCCAGGTTATCCAGGTATTGGGCTGAGAATCTTCCACATTGCCAAGGTGTTAGGGTGGGAATCTTCAACATTCCCAGGTTATCCAGGAGTTGGGGTGGGAATATTCCATGTTTTCTAGGCATTAGGGTGGGAATCTTCTCTGTTTCCCAAGTTATCCAGCAGCTGGGGTGGGAATCTTCTACATTCCCAAG GTATTGGGGTGGGAATCTCCCACATTTCCAGGTTATCCAGCTATTGGGGTGGGGATATCCCACATTTCCAGGTTCTCCAGCTATTGGGGTGGGGATATCCCACATTTCCAG GTTCTCCAGCTATTGGGGTGGGGATATCCCACATTTCCAGGTTATCCAGCTATTGGGGTGGGGATATCCCACATTTCCAGGTTCTCCAGCTATTGGGGTGGGGATATCCCACATTTCCAG GTTCTCCAGCTATTGGGGTGGGGATATCCCACATTTCCAGGTTATCCAGCTATTGGGGTGGGGATATCCCACATTTCCAGGTTATCCAGCTATTGGGGTGGGGATATCCCACATTTCCAGGTTATCCAGCTATTGGGGTGGGGATATCCCACATTTCCAGGTTATCCAGCTATTGGGGTGGGGATATCCCACATTCCCAGGTTATCCAG GTATTGGGGTGGGAATCTCCCACATTTCCCAATTATCCAGGTATTGGGGTGGGAATCTTCCCCATTTCCAGGTTCTCCAGGTATTGGGCTGGGAATCTTCCACATTTCCCAATTATCCAGGTATTGAGGTGAGAATATTCCATGTTTTCCAGGTATTGGGGTGGGTATCTCCCACATTTACCAATTATCCAGGTATTGGGGTGGGTATCTCCCACATTTCCCAATTATCcaggttttggggtgggaatCTTCCCCATTTCCAGGTTTTCCAGGTATTAGGGTGGGAATCTTCTACATTCCCAAGGTATTGGGGTGGGAATCTCCCACATTTCCAGGTTATCCAGCTATTGGGGTGGGGATATCCCACATTTCCAGGTTATCCAGCTATTGGGGTGGGGATATCCCACATTTCCAGGTTATCCAGCTATTGGGGTGGGGATATCCCACATTTCCAGGTTCTCCAGCTATTGGGGTGGGGATATCCCACATTTCCAGGTTATCCAGCTATTGGGGTGGGGATATCCCACATTTCCAGGTTATCCAGCTATTGGGGTGGGGATATCCCACATTTCCAGGTTATCCAGCTATTGGGGTGGGAATCTCCCACATTTCCCAATTATCCAGGTATTGGGGTGGGAATCTTCCCCATTTCCAGGTTATCCAGGTATTGGGGTGAGAATATTCCATGTTTTCCAGGTATTGGGGTGGATGTCTCCCACATTCCCAGGTTATCCAGGTATTGGGGTGGGAATCTTCCCCATTTCCCAATTATGCAG GTATTGGGGTGGGAATCTCCCACATTTCCAGGTTTTCCAGGTATTAGGGTGGGAATCTTCTACATTCCCGAGGTATTAGGGTGGGAATCTCCCACATTTCCAGGTTTTCCAGGTATTTGGGGTGGGAATCTTGCCCACTGCCAAGTTTCCAGCCCTGAGGAATTGCCAGCCTTTGGTGAGCTGAGGTTGCAGTTTTACAGAGCCCTTCTCCTGGAGGGGTTTTGGCAATCCAGGGAATTctccctccagggctggagatACAGCACCAGTGGTTTCCCAGGTTGGTTTCCCAGGGTGGGAAGAGCTGCATCCCTTCCTGGTTGGAATTCCATAGGGATGCCCAGGGGGTTTCCTGTTATCCCCCAAAGCCTTTTTATCCCCATGGATTTTGTGCTCTTGTTCCAAAGGCAGCCCTGGACTGCAGTGTCTCTGTGCAGAAATGCTGACTGTGCTGCTCACACCCTTCCCAAGCACTGCCTTTTCCAGGAGTTCACTGGGAATCTTGGTTTAAAATATTCTAGTGGATGTTTACAACCAGTCCAGCCCCTGGAATCTCAGGCTGTGCCCTCAGCTCCATGGCATGGAGAGAACCCCAAACCCCAGTCCTGGCTGATGGAATGCTCACCTGGAATTCTGCACAGGGCATTCACTGGGATCAGCTGTGGGACAATaaacctgccccagggctgggaatttgtttttcctccctcctggcTTCCTGTAGAacttggaattttattttttacctggATGTTTATGGGCACTGTGTCCTTTTtatccataaaaataaatacagagcCAGTCAGGTTTTTAGTGCTGGTTTCTGATCATGGAAGGCTCTGGaagggctttgtgctttccatggAATCCTGGATTGTTGGGCTTGGAAGGACCTCAgaggctgagctccagccctgctccatgggCAGAGAGCTTCCATTTCAATGGGGGTTGGCAGAGGTCAGGaatccagggaagggcagagcacagcactgttTGCTGGgagtttttcctcatttttcaaGGCAGgattaa